The Mauremys reevesii isolate NIE-2019 linkage group 13, ASM1616193v1, whole genome shotgun sequence genome contains a region encoding:
- the TUBB1 gene encoding tubulin beta-1 chain isoform X2 has translation MDSVRSSKIGPLFRPDNFIHGNSGAGNNWAKGHYTEGAELIDSVMDVVRNECESCDCLQGFQLIHSLGGGTGSGMGTLLINKIREEYPDRIMNTFSVVPSPKVSDTVVEPYNAILSIHQLIENTDETFCIDNEALYDICFRTLKLPSPTYGDLNHLVSLTMSGVTTSFRFPGQLNADLRKLAVNMVPFPRLHFFMPGFAPLTARGSQQYRALSVPELTQQMFDARNMMAACDPRHGRYLTVACIFRGQMSTREVDEQLLAIQTKNSAYFVEWIPNNVKVAVCDIPPRGLKMAATFIGNNTAIQELFIRVSEQFSAMFRRKAFLHWYTGEGMDEMEFSEAEGNTNDLVSEYQQYQDATVEVDEYEEVEVEVSQEQDKLEKDF, from the exons ATGGACAGTGTACGATCCAGCAAAATAGGCCCACTCTTTcggcctgacaattttattcatG GTAATTCAGGTGCTGGCAACAACTGGGCTAAAGGCCATTACACAGAAGGAGCTGAGCTGATTGACAGTGTAATGGATGTGGTCAGGAATGAGTGTGAGAGCTGTGATTGTCTGCAGGGGTTTCAGCTCATCCACTCACTTGGAGGAGGCACAGGATCCGGTATGGGCACACTCCTTATCAACAAAATCAGAGAAGAATACCCTGATAGGATTATGAACACTTTCAGCGTAGTGCCTTCACCCAAAGTATCAGACACAGTTGTAGAGCCATATAATGCCATACTGTCCATCCACCAGCTGATAGAGAACACAGATGAAACCTTTTGTATTGACAATGAAGCTCTATACGACATATGCTTTAGAACCCTaaagctccccagccccacctatgGTGACCTCAACCATCTCGTGTCCCTGACCATGAGTGGCGTCACCACCTCATTCCGTTTTCCTGGTCAACTCAATGCAGATCTGAGGAAGCTGGCTGTGAACATGGTGCCTTTCCCTCGCCTGCACTTCTTTATGCCTGGCTTTGCTCCACTGACAGCTCGAGGCAGTCAGCAATACAGAGCCCTCTCGGTCCCAGAGCTTACCCAACAAATGTTTGATGCACGGAACATGATGGCAGCCTGTGACCCTCGTCACGGACGCTATTTGACTGTGGCATGCATCTTCAGAGGCCAGATGTCTACCAGAGAAGTGGATGAACAGTTGCTGGCTATCCAGACCAAAAATAGTGCCTACTTCGTGGAGTGGATCCCTAACAATGTGAAAGTGGCAGTGTGTGACATACCACCACGAGGGCTGAAGATGGCAGCTACCTTTATAGGCAACAACACAGCCATCCAAGAGCTCTTCATTAGAGTTTCTGAACAGTTCTCAGCTATGTTCAGACGGAAAGCATTTCTCCACTGGTATACTGGAGAAGGGATGGATGAGATGGAGTTTTCTGAAGCAGAAGGCAACACCAATGACTTGGTGTCTGAGTACCAGCAGTATCAGGATGCCACAGTAGAGGTGGATGAATATGAAGAGGTAGAAGTGGAAGTTAGCCAAGAACAAGATAAACTTGAAAAAGATTTTTAA